In Anomaloglossus baeobatrachus isolate aAnoBae1 chromosome 2, aAnoBae1.hap1, whole genome shotgun sequence, the DNA window tcgaggagatccgccgcggtaatggagcttctgcggtctcctcggaagtcccggcaatttcatcatcaccacctgtcactattggcccagcttcacaacgatcctgcggaacaataaaaatgatgttaaaatcagatatcatgagcagcaggcacagggatacacatgcactggaaactaatgggaggggcagactagtactacaagatatgaaatgtcattacatggtatgaaaatagagtgtggagaaactagcaaaggagtatacttatctgaactggaagggatacattttgaaatctgcaacagtaatcatagaaaaccgtagtaactattttcaattaaataatgccatgtacatcaaaagtttcacaaaggtacttacatctccaactgtGGTGTCAGACCGGACCTCAGGCTGTGTTCCCGGACCCAAGGACAGCGATGTTATTGTCCGTGGTACCTCTTGGTCTCTTAtgaaggccagcaaatcgtagtaccaaagctttggaacgtaaagttcctccgttccggcaccagatttgctggccttttccaccttatttagttcctttttataaacGGTGCGAAGACCCTGGATTTTCTTTCGCACAATCTCTGTCGTAATGGTCTCCGTAGGGTTATGCCTCTGGAACAGTTCAATAAGCTGCTCATAGGCCTGCTTTTTCTTGTATCGATTGCTGTAATCGACAGACTTTATCttccacaaacaaggcagggattGATACATCTCAATCACCTCCCTTATGAATTCTTGTTTgttggaagacatctgaaaaaaaaggaaattaatgtattactacattgttataaactaagcacaagaatatagctgctataatactgccacctatgtacaactactttaatactgctcctatgtccaataatataactactataatacggccccctatgtacaagaatataactactatcatactgccccctatatacaagaatttaactactataatactgcccctatgtacaagaatttaactactataatactgcccctatgtacaagaatataactactataatactgcccctatgtacaagaatataactactataatactgcccctatgtacaagaatataactactataatactgctcctatgtataagaatataactactataatactgcccctatgtacaagaatataactactataatactgctccctatatacaagaatataactactatattactgtccctatatacaagaatataactactataatactgcccctatatacaagaatataactactatattactgcccctatgtacaagaatataactactataatactgctccctatatacaagaatataactactatattactgtcggtattgaatatataacgtcaggaatagaaaagctataatacttccccctatgtacatagataaatataactaaatataactataatactgccacaatatacaagaatacagttgctatattaatgtcacgatgtactagaatattggtataatactgcctaaaaaaattacttacctttaagtcaggagaatattgaaaatccaagacgaaatcaacaaattgaaaaaatcactgcaacaaactgcgttctgaaaaagctcaggtagagtgaatggaagcgctactgcgtcgtcttttgtttgatacggtcacccaatcaggcgacgctgtagtgatgaccaatcggaacagaggggcgtgaagaaagacaacgcaaagcgctgtagcgatcaccaataggaacagaggggcgtgaaaagagataacgcaaaccttatctaggggttaaaaccacacctctgactcgtcgtgcaaagacatgtctgaaaccacacaacgaccgtcgacgtcgctatgatctctgcttcgtcgctgctttatttagcatgtttgacagcttactaacgatcatctatggtcgctgcaacgtcacacaatatggtgacgttgcagcgacgtcgttgtcgtcgtcgttatgtgtgacaccagctttagcaatAAGCAGATCTAATGAGGTAATTCTAAATGAGATTTCAACATTAGCCCAGTATTACTTAACGAAGTCTAACAAAGCAATTGTATACACTACACAATTTAAAAGATACAGTAAACAAGAAAGTACAATCAGAGGAGAAAAAACTCCCAAATCCAGCTCACTGTATTCCTGTGGAAGTCCTTATGATAGTGCACGGAGATTCTTGAGCCAAGAGAGGTAACCATAAAGATTTAAAGGTCCAGCAGCACATCCATAAAAAATTATGAATTTATTTATTCCATATATAAAATGTTTAAAAGGACAAAAAGACGTGTTTCGGGAACAACCCTTGTTCATGGTCCATTACAAATGTCACACACATATGACTTAAAAAAGGAAGTAAGTGGGAGGGAAGGGGTGGGAAATGTAATGTAATAAGCAATATATTGTCAATACTTCCCGTACTCTGAGACGCCACATATCCGAGCATGTTTTTGATGCACTTACTCCAACTATGAGGAGTCTCCCTGGGGCATCCCAGCATTTCTTGAAACATCACGGTGGTGATTGCAGCAGTCTTAGAGTCACTGGCATTGAAAGGGTTACCTTACCTAGACGAGGTGGAGACCTAAAGAAATTGCTTCAGTACAGAGAAGGAAAGTGGATTTATATTATTGACAGCAGATATCCAAAGGGCATGAACTTAAGGAATGATTTGTTGTATCTTTATTGAAATTTGTTTTTCTGTGTAATTGTATTGATTAATTAACATGTCAAATATATGCTGCTTTTCTGtgcacccccccttttttttcaccCCTTTCCTACCCCTTACTTCCTTTTTTAAGTGATTTGTGTGTGACATTTGTAATGGACCGTGAACAAGGGTTGTTCTCGAAACTACCTTTTTGTCCTTTTAAACATTTTATATATGGAACAAATAAATTCATCATTTTTTATGGATGTGCTGCTGGATCTTTAAATCTTTATAGTAAACAAGAAAGTGTATTTGAAACTTGTATGACATGCACTATGTTTAGGTATAGAACATGAACTTCTTAGACCACCCATTACCCACTTATGGACCACCCGTTGCCTTTTTACATCCAGTGGTCCTCTATTCTGTAGGTATGTTCTAAAGCATCACTGTATAGTAGTACAGCTACACATAATCATGTAGCTGTGAGAATGATGATCCAGATGTTAGAGAAAGCTTGAGTCCCGCTAAAGAAGtcagagatggtttattaccatctctgccttctcgaTCACTGTGTACATAGCACTAAAGAAGTACCGTGTTTATGCAATAATAGGAAATATTGATGGCATTTCTTCTGTGGTCCAGTTTTAACTGTGTACAAGGAGGGAGCAAGAACTGGTGGGTCATTGGAGACCCATCAGTTTTGCTATGCAACCAGGGGCCTGcatttcccttgtaactggggccaatatatctgtcgcgggcggaggaggggacgccgcgctctcccactgctgctcgggtccggctgccgcggctgctgcggcctgctgcggcctgctgctgctcggtggctcgagcgatgggccggatcccggggactctagcggcgctcctcgcccgtgagtgaaagggggttgttgggtgtgggaattgtttattgtccgtgacgccacccacggttgtggtgatttgtagcaccaccgctgctcaatatggggatcccgggagtggtgatgcggagcagccaggtgttgtgttgcccctccgtgggtaggggttggtgatcccggggcccagtgatggtgtggaaggtgcagggcctggtgggcgcagggacgcgggggcagcgcggtgccttgcggcactgtggtactcactcagcctgagacgttgacacagttttacggtaaaccacacggttggaaagacggttcccacggatggctgcacttgctctcccagtaggtaacggtgatgtccctctgacctgcacctagtgtttctgtgttggtagcgatgggttcccaccggtaacccgctccccggcttggatatgggccggaggagccctactttgcccgcagacgctggccctgaggaactggtgccctggcagtggcggtgttcctccttaatggttggactgttgccttcagtcgggacttggttgtcggGGGattgacgtccccttcactgacggattcggcaaattatggcgactcttagccttgccggggtccgagaggcccctgccctggtgctgactgtccttcgtatacttcttcagaccgctgggccactacccgtccgcggttcttacagcaacctccgagcagaccccctccagacgatcaccgctgttgctgaccttgctgacactgtcctgcactta includes these proteins:
- the LOC142290149 gene encoding uncharacterized protein LOC142290149, which gives rise to MSSNKQEFIREVIEMYQSLPCLWKIKSVDYSNRYKKKQAYEQLIELFQRHNPTETITTEIVRKKIQGLRTVYKKELNKVEKASKSGAGTEELYVPKLWYYDLLAFIRDQEVPRTITSLSLGPGTQPEVRSDTTVGDDRCEAGPIVTGGDDEIAGTSEETAEAPLPRRISSTRKRQPNNSSSTDLMDMAKKILDQHSRPSICGFAQLTDERLRKLDDKQRVHVERVMLEALNKAAEGKLTDSSKVCDVEHRQQSSWDQVPWMRMEPPPHLQHDPPAQYPMFPPTNQFFSPQRQHLNDSNKQYQNL